The sequence CTGTCATTATAACAGGTAAAGAAAGCAATATTTTTATCGCAGGTAAGACAGATCGCATCGACAACCTTGATGGAACGATCAGGGTCATTGATTACAAAACAGGTGCTGTAAACCGATACGACCTTTCTTTTACTTCCTGGGAAACTCTTAGGGAAAATCCTAAATACGATAAAGCCCTCCAACTTTTGGTATATGCCTGGCTTTATGAATCGAGCCATCCTAATTCAGGAATCCTGCAGCCGGGAATCATTCCTCTGCGCAGCCTGAGAGATGGCTTTATCCCGCTCAAACCTCTTAAACAGGATCATCCTGACAGGATTATTCTTGAACAAACAGAATCATTCCTGAAAGAATTAGTGCAGGAAATTTTCGACCCAACAAAACCATTTGGGCAAACAAATGACCTCGACTTATGCGGATCATGTTTTTTTAAGGATATTTGCAACCGATAAATACGAATAAATGGCCTGGTTAAACAAAAACCATCTTAAGCTTTACTACGAAACTCATGGCAAAGGACCGGCAGTATTAATGATAGCAGGACTCGCCAGCGACAGCCAGAGCTGGCAGTTCATTCTAAAAAAGATGGCTTCCCGTTTTAACGTTATCATTTATGATAACCGTGGAACGGGAAGGACACAAAACGCCGGTTATCCCTTTCAAATGAAAGATTTGGCCCAGGATGCCCTGGACCTCCTCGATCATCTTGGAGTAAATCGATGCCAGATAATCGGTCATTCCATGGGTGGATGCATTGCCCAGGAACTTGCTTTTATGGCTCCGGAAATGGTGCATAAAATGGTATTGGCAAGCACAACTCCAATCATGTCTGACCGCAACAAATCTCTATTTGATCATTTTATCCATGGCTGGGAATCCGGTATCCCGCAAGATCAGTGGTTTCGCGAACTATTTTACTGGCTTTTCAGCCCTAATGCTTTTGTGAATAAAAAATTCCTGGATGCAGCCATCATTTATACAATGTGCTATCCATACCAGCAGACCCTTGAAAGCTTTAAAGCCCAGATCGAGGCCCTTATTAACTTTGATTCCTCCCCCTTCCTGGATAAAATCAATACAGAATCCCTGATAGTCTCAGGAGCCAAGGATATTCTGGTTTATCCTGATGAATCTGCAAAATTAAAATCCATGCCGGGATTTCATGATATGATCATTCTTGAAAAAGCTGCTCATTCGATACACGCCGAATATCCTGAAGAATTTCTGGATTGTATTATTCCGTTCCTGGAAAATTAAGACAAGGCAGTCAATGGCCGCTTTCGCTGAAGACCCTCGCCTCATATACATATATGTCGGCATCCTTCCATCCGTCCCATCCTATCCGGGCTTTATCACGTGCACAGTGCCCAAGGAATTCCTCCAGGGTCCAACCGGTTTGAGTGGCTACCTGGGGAAGGAAGGTCCCTCCTGAAGCCCCCTTTTTTATGTATATACCATGTTTTCCAAGCTCTATTTCTTCAATGGATGAAATCTTTACCATTGGCGTTAATACAGATATTTCTATTTCGATCTCATCAAGCTCATCTGCCTGTACAGGAGGAAAACGGTAATCCCGGGTAGAGGCAGATATAGCCATATCCCTTACTACTAGGTATAAAGGCTCATCAGCATCAAATCTTCCAATGCATCCCCTTAGCTGGCCTTCCTTCAGTAATGTGACAAACGCCCCGCACTTTTCCCTGCAAACAGAAGGTAAATCACGGGTATTAAAATCCGGAAACTTACCCTGGCGGATATAATCGTTGAGCGTTTCTCTTGCAATTCCTAACAGGACAGTCTGATCGTGTGCGTTGATTTCGAATACGTCTTCGCTTTTCGTATCAACCAAATGCTCTCCGGTTACAACCATGGCCCAATAACCTACCACCCTCTCCTTGTCTCCATAATATGCAGCATCTCCCGAATTCATATACTTCAACTTGTGTATTTTATATCCGGGATTGTCTTCCAGCATATACAACAAAGAGTATACTGAGCTC is a genomic window of Bacteroidota bacterium containing:
- a CDS encoding alpha/beta hydrolase; protein product: MAWLNKNHLKLYYETHGKGPAVLMIAGLASDSQSWQFILKKMASRFNVIIYDNRGTGRTQNAGYPFQMKDLAQDALDLLDHLGVNRCQIIGHSMGGCIAQELAFMAPEMVHKMVLASTTPIMSDRNKSLFDHFIHGWESGIPQDQWFRELFYWLFSPNAFVNKKFLDAAIIYTMCYPYQQTLESFKAQIEALINFDSSPFLDKINTESLIVSGAKDILVYPDESAKLKSMPGFHDMIILEKAAHSIHAEYPEEFLDCIIPFLEN
- a CDS encoding PD-(D/E)XK nuclease family protein yields the protein SEDIHRELQNSVQENYPDGNMDSGRNLLLYNVAVNIVENFISFERQNLKEYEKNGSILTLSFLEKRYQANLPVIITGKESNIFIAGKTDRIDNLDGTIRVIDYKTGAVNRYDLSFTSWETLRENPKYDKALQLLVYAWLYESSHPNSGILQPGIIPLRSLRDGFIPLKPLKQDHPDRIILEQTESFLKELVQEIFDPTKPFGQTNDLDLCGSCFFKDICNR